The sequence GAAAATAGAAACAACAGCACTGTCAGGAAAAACTTTTATATTATAGTTTCCTTGTGTAGTTATTGTATTTAATTCTCTTTTATTAAAGGGGGACATAATAAAAAATAAACCTACAACTAAGATTAAAGTTATTATTATTGCTGTATAATTTATTTCTTTTTTCATTTTTTTATTATATTTTTTATTAAATATTTAAACTTTTTCTTAAGTTCAATTTAATTTGAATCTTTTCTACTAAAAAACAGATAAAGTAAAATTGCTAATAATGCACCTGCAAAAAAGAAGAGGGCATAATTAGTTGCTTCCTTAACTAAAGAATATAATAAAGGCATATTTTCTGTTGTTTTTATTGCAATAGAAGAAGCTTCTTCTACTCCTTTTTTTAATAACTCTGAAGATTTTTCAACAGCGGATTCTCTAAATTTAAAAGTTGCTCTTGGATATATAAGTTTTATAGCAACAGATATACCAAAACTAATAAAAAAAACAGAAATTAAATCTCTTATTTTTTTTCTTTTTATCTTCTTTTTCTCTGGAGAGATTAAAATTAATTTTTTAGTTAATGAGTAAATAGGCATTTTATTTCCTTTTTCGCTCCAATAATAATCTTTTATTTTTACTAAATTAGATTCAGATAATTTCTTAATATTATAACTTATTGTAGAGATTGGTAAATTTAATTCCTTCGCTATATCCGATATTGCTAAATCTCTTTTTGATAACAAATTTAAGATTTTTCTTGAAGTTTTATTAGCAATAACATTACCTAAAATCTCTGCTTGCTCGTCATTTAAATCCGCTAAAAGGTAAGTAGATTCTGACATTTTTTTATTTATATTATTTTATAATTTATAAATTTAGTTATAGGTTCAATTTAATTTAAAGTCTTTTTTCAATAAAACTTGCTCTATCTTTTATAGAAATAAAAGGTACTTTAATTATTTTATATCTTAATATTTTATAAGCTTTTAATATACATTTTGCTATTTCTTTTGCTTCTTTTTCTTCTTCTTTTTTTATTTTATCTTTTTTATATATTTTTAAAGGATCTAAAAAGAAAATTTTTTCATATCTTATTTTTTTTGATTTTTTAAAAAAAATTTTAGGTATTTTTATTTTATGATATAAATAATAACCTAATGTATCTCCAAAACCCCTATCCAAAAAATGATTTTATCCTTACTTTTTATTTTTTTATTTATTGTTCTTGTAATATAAAAATTTCTTTTTGTAATATTCTCGAATTAATTTCTTTTATATTTTTACCATTAAACTTTTTTTATAATAATTTTAGCAGCTTCTTCTGCAGTTTTATATTTTTTAGAAAGTTTTTTTATCACTGAAGTTTTTCCTGAACCAAGGCCATCTGATATAACATACAGTTTATTTTTAATTGATTTTTTCATTTTATTAATTTATTCAATAAATTTATTTGCTATAGAAAACATTTTACTTTCATCAAATCTTTTGCACATTATTTGTAATCCTATAGGGATATTATTTATTTTCCCTATCGGAATTGAAATTGAGGGAATTTCTGCTAAATTAGCTGGAATTGTAAAAGAATCGTAAGAATACATTTCTTCTACAGAAAGTTTAGTTCCTATTTTATGTGGCAGTTTTGGAACTGTTGGTAAAACAATTGCATCATAATTAATAAATATTTTATCAAATTCTTTTTTTATTAGTTGTTTAACTTTTAATGCTTGCCTATAATATTTTCCTTTATATTCTGCTTGGCATATTTCTTGCCCACCTAAAATTCTTCTTAAAACTTCTTTTCCGCAAGAATCTTCTATCCTTTTACCAAATCTTCTTCCATCAAATTTTCTTGTAGCAGAAAAAAATTCAACATAACATATAGGGTAATATGTTTGAACAGCTAAATCAATATAAGTTGGCTTTATTTTATTAAATATAAAATTTTCTTTTTCACATATATTCATAACTTTATTCAAAACAAAATTGTATATTCTTTCATCACATTTCATTTCTAAAAAAGCTATTTTTATCTTATTTAATTCTATAAATTTTATTTCTTCAGATTCATAAGTTATTGGATCTTTTTCGTCTTTTCCTTTTATTACATTTAAAATTAATATCGCATCTTCTATATTTTTAGTTATTGGAGAAATTTGATCTAAGCTCATGCTTAAGTCAATTAAACCATATCTGCTTACTAAACCATAAGTAGGTTTAACTCCAATAACACCGCAATGAGAAGCCGGATTTCTTACACTTCCTCCAGTATCACTTCCTAAAGAGATATCACAAAAATCAGCAGCAACACTAGCTGCACTTCCAGAAGAAGAACCACCAGGAATTAAATCAAGAGCAGTAGGATTTTTACAAACTCCAAAAGCAGAAGTTTCTCCTGAAGAACCACAAGCAAATTCGTCCATATTACACATTCCTATAATTAATCCGTCTTCTTCTTTTAGTTTTTTTATTACTGTTGCATCATAAGGTGCTTTATAATTCTCTAAAGTTCTAGAAGCACAATTACAAATCATCCCTTTAACATGAATATTACTTTTTACAGAAATTATTTTTCCAGCTAATTTTCCAGCTTCACCCTTTTTTATTTTTTCATCTATTATTTTTGCTTCTTTTTCTGCATTCTCATTAAGATGCAATATTGCATTTATTTTTTTCCCTTTTTTATTATTTCTTTCTATATTTTTTAAATAGAATCTTAATTTTTCTTCTGTTATTCCCATTTTTTCTTTTCAGCTATTAAAAAATTATTATTTTTGTTTGGAGCATTTTCAAAAAAAGTATTTCTAAAATCTAAATCCAAATAATTCTCACTTTCACTTTCTTTTCTCCTATCCTTTTCTCTTTCAATAAAAAAATCTTCTATATTTTCATTTACAGAATCTAAAACTTTAGAAAACTTATCTATTATATTTTTTGCTTCTTTTTTTATATTTTCTTTTTCTTCTTCACTTAACATAATATAAAAAGAAAAAAAGAGTTTAAAAATATTAGTAAATAAAAAATAAAAAAGAAAATAAAATATTTAAAGATCTTATTCAAATTCTTCGCTTTCTTCTTCAATTTCTTCTAAATCTTCGTCATCTTCTTCAAGTTCATCTAAATCTTCATCAAATTCTTCGCTTTCTTCTTCAATTTCTTCTAAATCTTCGTCATCTTCTTCAAGTTCATCTAAATCTTCATTTTTTATATCCTTTGCCATTCTCATAAAGAAATTTAAGGGTATATAAATTTATTGTTTTATTGTTTCTTATATTATTTCTTATAAGATTTTCCAGTATATTTTTTATATCTTCTTCTTGCTTCTCTTATTTCTTCTGCATTTTTTAAGATGCCTAATTCTTCTATATTTTTATAAAATATTGCTTTTTCTTCTATTTTAATATTTAATATATTTTTTCTTTAATATTTTAGTTAAAGAAGAATAAAAAGTTAAATTATGTAATGTTGCTAATCTAAAAGCTTCTTCTTTATCGTTTTTAAAAAGATTTATAAAATTTTTCCTTGTATATTTTTTACATAATTCACAATCACAATACTTAGATATCTTTTTTTGATTACAATATTTTTTTCTTATATTTATTGTTTCGAAAGAATTAAGTAAATTTTTTTTATTTGGTTTTTTTGTGAAAACAAATAATCTTTTATGTCTTGCATCTCGAGTTGGAATAACACAATCAAAAAGATCGTATCCAATTTTTCTACATTCTATAATATCTTGCGGCTTTCCAATACCCATTGCATATTTTATTTTGTTATTAGGTATCAATTTAGAAACGTATTCTAACATTTCTGTCATTAATTTTCCTTTTTTTATAGGAAATCCCCCATAAGCATATCCGTCAAAACCTATTTTTATTAATTCTTCTGCACAAAATTTTCTTAATTTTTTGTTATTACCACCTTGAATTATTGCAAATAATAATGGCCTTTCTTTTTTGTTCTTTGTTATTTTTTCAAATTCTTTTTTACATTTTCTTGCCCAAAAAATAGTTCTTTCAACAGATTCTTTTTGTTTTTTATAATTATAAGATGGATAAGTACATTCATCTAAACACATAATAATATCACTTTTTATTTTTATTTGTAATCTTATACATTCTTCTGGAGTTAAAATTATTCTTTTTTTATCAATAAAAAAAATAACTTTATCTTTTTCTATTTTCCCTAAATTAGGATTCTTATGTAATAAACTCATTATTTGAAACCCGCCAGAATCAGAAATAATCAAACCATTAAATTTCATATATTCGTGGATTCCTTCTCTTTTTATTTTTTTAATTAAATTATTTTTTAAAAGATGAAAGATATTTACTACAACTCCTTCTGTTCCGGATTTTTTTAAATCTCTTGATGTTAAATATTTTATTTTACCTAATGTAGCATCTGGAAGAAAAATTGGTAATTTAAATCTCTTGTTATTTAAATTTAGAATTTTCATCTTTCTTATTAAGAAATTTAATCTTTTATAATAAAATTCTTATTTATAATTATGGTGTAAGTCTATCTCTATCTCTTGGAAACATTGTTGCTTCTTTTATGTTGTCCAAATTACAAATAACTTGAGTTAATCTTTCTAAACCAATACTCCAACCAGCATGTGGTGGAGCTCCATATCTAAAACTGTCTATGTAATCTTTAAAATTCTTAGGATTTAATCCTTTTTCTTTTATTCTTTCTATTAATAATTCTGGTATATGAATTCTTTGCCCGCCAGAGCTTATTTCTATACCTTTGTATAAAGCATCAAAACCTTCGCTATATTTAGATTTAGGATCTGCATTTTTTGGCATGATATAAAATGGTTTCAAAGAAGATGGCCAAGAATGAACAAAAACTATATTATCTTTATAGAGATCGCATAATTTTTTTTCTTGTTCTGGTGTAAAATCTTCTTCATACTTACCATTAATTTTTTCTATTGCCTCATCATAACTTAAATAAACTCCTTTTGGAACTTTTAAATTAATATCAAGAAACTCTAATTCTTTTTTACATTTTTTTAAAATATTTTTTACTATGTATATAATACATTCTTCTAATTCTTTCATTATTGTCATTTGGTCTGCAAAAGCCATCTCTATATCCATTTGTCTTATCTCATTAATATGTCTTGTTGTATTATGTTTTTCTGCTCTAAAAACAGGAGTGATTGTAAAGGTTTTTTCCATACTGCAAGCAAGCATTTGTTTGTATAATTGTGGTGATTGAGCAAGATAAGCTTTTTTTTCAAAATATTGAACAGGAAATAATTCTGTTCCACCTTCACTTGCAACACCTATAATACAAGGATTCTGTATTTCAATAAAACCTTTTTTATAAAAAAATTCTCTAAAAGAAAAAGCTATTTCTGTCTGTATTTTAAATATAGCTTGTGTTTTTCTTCTGTGGAAATCTAAAAATCTATAATCTAATCTTTTTGGTAATTCTGTTTTACTAAAATCAGAAACATCTATTGGTAAAGGATGCTGTGCTTTGCTTATAATCTCAAATTTTTCTGGATTAATCTCTGTTCCTCCTGGTGCTTGCGAATTTTTTACTGCTTTTCCTTCTATACTCACAACAGATTCTCTTGGAACCTTATCTATAGAATCAAAAATATTATCTTTTGTTATTCCTTTTATAGCAGTTATTTGTATTATTCCAGTTATATCTCTTAAGATTAAGAATTTTATTTTTCCTAAATCTCTAATATCATGTACCCAGCCATAAATTTTATATTTTTTTTCTTTTCCTTTCAAAACATTTTCTATATAAGATCTTTCCATTTTAAAATCTTTAAAGAAATAAATATTTAAAAATATAACTAAAAAAATAAAAATTTAAAAATTATTTTTTGTGTTATTTTTATTCTTTTTTATACAATCTAAATTTTATTCAAATTCTTCGCTTTCTTCTTCAATTTCTTCTAAATCTTCATCATCTTCTTCTGTTTCTTCTTCGTTAGATTCTTGGGATTTTTCTACTTCTTTAGGAGTTATCCCTTTTCTTTTCATAAAACAATCTTTACAATAAACAGGTGTTCCTTCTCTTGGTTTAAAAGGAACTTCGCCTTCTTTACCACAATCGCTACATGTTATTTTATGCATTTGTCTAGGCCCGTTAAATCTTCTAAAACCTCTTCTCCTTCTTCTATTTTCGTATGCCATTATTAAACCTCCTTACATAAACTTTTACTTTATTATATATAAGAAATCGCAAAAACGATTCTTATATTCTAAAATTTGTAAATATTTGTATTTATAAATCTATATGTTTATTTTATAGATTTTTAATTTCTTTTAAACCATCCAATTGTTTTTTTTATTCCTTCTTCTAAACTTATTTTTGGTTCCCAGTTTAATTCTTTTTTAGCTTTTTTATAGCTTAAAGAAGAATATTTAACTTCCCTAGGTAATGCATCTTTAAAAATTGGTTCTTGTTTAAAATTTAATTCTTTTGCTATAACATAAAACAATTTTTTTATAGATGTTTGATTTGAAGTTGAAATATTATAAATATGAGATGGTGTCTTTTTTAAAGCAATAATATTTGCTCTCACTACATCATCAACATATATAAAATCTCTAGTTTGATTACCATCTCCAAAAATAATAGGTCTTTCATTTTTTAACATTTTATTTATAAAAATAGGAATAACACCTGCTTCTCCTCCTTTTTGTCTTGGCCCGTAAACATTACTATATCTTAAAGAAACAAAATCTAACCCGCTTTCTTTATTATACATTTCCAAGTATAATTCTACTATATATTTACTTAATCCGTACTGATTAATTGGATAAACTTCATAAGATTCTTTTATAGGTAAGTATTTCTTTTGTATATTTCCGTAGCATGCAGAAGAACTAGCATAAATTATTTTTTTTACATTTTGTTTAAATGAATTTTTTATTATATTTATGCTTCCTAAAATATTAATCTTAGCATCTTCTAAAGGATTAGAAATAGAGAAATTAATATCTTTTTGAGCTGCATGATGATTTACAATATCTGGTTTTTCTTTTTTGAAAATTTTCTTTATTTCTTCTTCATCACAGATATCTGCTTTGTAAAATTTTGCTTTCTTATTTATATTTTTTTTATCTCCACTAGACAAATTGTCAATTACAATAACATCATAACCAAGTTTTATATAAGAGTCTACGATATG is a genomic window of Candidatus Pacearchaeota archaeon containing:
- a CDS encoding winged helix-turn-helix domain-containing protein, which translates into the protein MSESTYLLADLNDEQAEILGNVIANKTSRKILNLLSKRDLAISDIAKELNLPISTISYNIKKLSESNLVKIKDYYWSEKGNKMPIYSLTKKLILISPEKKKIKRKKIRDLISVFFISFGISVAIKLIYPRATFKFRESAVEKSSELLKKGVEEASSIAIKTTENMPLLYSLVKEATNYALFFFAGALLAILLYLFFSRKDSN
- a CDS encoding AAA family ATPase; translated protein: MDRGFGDTLGYYLYHKIKIPKIFFKKSKKIRYEKIFFLDPLKIYKKDKIKKEEEKEAKEIAKCILKAYKILRYKIIKVPFISIKDRASFIEKRL
- the gatA gene encoding Asp-tRNA(Asn)/Glu-tRNA(Gln) amidotransferase subunit GatA, whose protein sequence is MTEEKLRFYLKNIERNNKKGKKINAILHLNENAEKEAKIIDEKIKKGEAGKLAGKIISVKSNIHVKGMICNCASRTLENYKAPYDATVIKKLKEEDGLIIGMCNMDEFACGSSGETSAFGVCKNPTALDLIPGGSSSGSAASVAADFCDISLGSDTGGSVRNPASHCGVIGVKPTYGLVSRYGLIDLSMSLDQISPITKNIEDAILILNVIKGKDEKDPITYESEEIKFIELNKIKIAFLEMKCDERIYNFVLNKVMNICEKENFIFNKIKPTYIDLAVQTYYPICYVEFFSATRKFDGRRFGKRIEDSCGKEVLRRILGGQEICQAEYKGKYYRQALKVKQLIKKEFDKIFINYDAIVLPTVPKLPHKIGTKLSVEEMYSYDSFTIPANLAEIPSISIPIGKINNIPIGLQIMCKRFDESKMFSIANKFIE
- a CDS encoding tRNA guanosine(34) transglycosylase Tgt, whose translation is MKILNLNNKRFKLPIFLPDATLGKIKYLTSRDLKKSGTEGVVVNIFHLLKNNLIKKIKREGIHEYMKFNGLIISDSGGFQIMSLLHKNPNLGKIEKDKVIFFIDKKRIILTPEECIRLQIKIKSDIIMCLDECTYPSYNYKKQKESVERTIFWARKCKKEFEKITKNKKERPLLFAIIQGGNNKKLRKFCAEELIKIGFDGYAYGGFPIKKGKLMTEMLEYVSKLIPNNKIKYAMGIGKPQDIIECRKIGYDLFDCVIPTRDARHKRLFVFTKKPNKKNLLNSFETINIRKKYCNQKKISKYCDCELCKKYTRKNFINLFKNDKEEAFRLATLHNLTFYSSLTKILKKKYIKY
- the aspS gene encoding aspartate--tRNA(Asn) ligase, producing MERSYIENVLKGKEKKYKIYGWVHDIRDLGKIKFLILRDITGIIQITAIKGITKDNIFDSIDKVPRESVVSIEGKAVKNSQAPGGTEINPEKFEIISKAQHPLPIDVSDFSKTELPKRLDYRFLDFHRRKTQAIFKIQTEIAFSFREFFYKKGFIEIQNPCIIGVASEGGTELFPVQYFEKKAYLAQSPQLYKQMLACSMEKTFTITPVFRAEKHNTTRHINEIRQMDIEMAFADQMTIMKELEECIIYIVKNILKKCKKELEFLDINLKVPKGVYLSYDEAIEKINGKYEEDFTPEQEKKLCDLYKDNIVFVHSWPSSLKPFYIMPKNADPKSKYSEGFDALYKGIEISSGGQRIHIPELLIERIKEKGLNPKNFKDYIDSFRYGAPPHAGWSIGLERLTQVICNLDNIKEATMFPRDRDRLTP
- a CDS encoding NAD-dependent epimerase/dehydratase family protein, with translation MKIIVTGGAGFIGSHIVDSYIKLGYDVIVIDNLSSGDKKNINKKAKFYKADICDEEEIKKIFKKEKPDIVNHHAAQKDINFSISNPLEDAKINILGSINIIKNSFKQNVKKIIYASSSACYGNIQKKYLPIKESYEVYPINQYGLSKYIVELYLEMYNKESGLDFVSLRYSNVYGPRQKGGEAGVIPIFINKMLKNERPIIFGDGNQTRDFIYVDDVVRANIIALKKTPSHIYNISTSNQTSIKKLFYVIAKELNFKQEPIFKDALPREVKYSSLSYKKAKKELNWEPKISLEEGIKKTIGWFKRN